One genomic window of Struthio camelus isolate bStrCam1 chromosome 1, bStrCam1.hap1, whole genome shotgun sequence includes the following:
- the LLPH gene encoding protein LLP homolog, with protein MAKSLRSKWKRKMRAEKRKKNAPKELERLKSILRTNADVVMEEVKEVATVLPPQKVLEQGDDCKMDTDNKRNKKTLLDQHGQYPIWMNSRQKKKLKAQRVKGKKKSKLAKGLAW; from the exons ATGGCGAAGAGCCTGAGGAGCAAATGGAAGAGGAAGATGCGGgcggagaagaggaagaagaacgCGCCcaaggagctggagaggctgaaaAGTATCCTGCGAACCAACGCGGACGTGGTCATGGAGGAGGTCAAGGAGGTGGCGACCGTCCTCCCCCCGCAGAAAGTCCTCGAGCAGGGAG atgaCTGCAAAATGGACACagataataaaagaaacaaaaaaactcttcTAGACCAGCATGGACAGTACCCAATATGGATGAATTCCAGGCAGAAAAAGAAGCTCAAGGCACAGCgtgttaaagggaaaaaaaagtcaaagttggCCAAAGGCTTAGCCTGGTAG
- the TMBIM4 gene encoding protein lifeguard 4, with protein MAVADQRYPRSSIEDDFNYGSNVASASVHIRMAFLRKVYSILSVQVLLTTVTSAIFLYCTGVQTFVHERPALLLISAFGSLAIILALTLYRHQHPVNLYLLFGFTLLEALTVAITVSFYDVSIVFQAFILTTAVFLGLTAYTLQSKRDFSKFGAGLFACLWILIISGFLRLFFYSETIELVFAAAGALLFCGFIIYDTHLLMHKLSPEEYILAAINLYLDIINLFLHLLRLLEAFNKK; from the exons ATGGCGGTGGCGGACCAGCGCTACCCGCGGAGCTCCATCGAAGATGACTTCAACTATGGCAGCAACGTGGCCTCGGCCAGCGTTCACATCCGCATGG CTTTTCTGCGGAAAGTTTACAGCATTCTTTCAGTTCAAGTTCTTTTGACCACCGTCACATCTGCAATTTTTCTGTACTGTACTGGAGTTCAGACATTTGTGCATGAAAG GCCTGCCTTGCTTTTGATATCTGCGTTTGGCTCTTTGGCTATAATCTTAGCATTGACACTTTACAGACACCAGCATCCTGTTAATTTATACCTCCTTTTTGGATTT ACCCTTTTGGAAGCACTGACAGTTGCTATTACAG TGAGCTTCTATGATGTATCCATCGTCTTCCAAGCCTTTATTCTTACTACTGCTGTGTTCCTTGGACTGACTGCATATACCTTGCAATCAAAGAGAGACTTCAGCAAATTTGGAGCAGG gctctTTGCTTGTTTGTGGATTTTAATCATCTCAGGGTTCTTGAGG CTGTTTTTTTATAGTGAGACAATAGAGTTGgtgtttgctgctgctggagcgCTTCTGTTCTGTGGATTTATTATTTATGACACTCATTTGCTGATGCACAAATTATCCCCTGAAGAGTACATATTGGCTGCAATCAATCTTTACCTGGACATCATCAATCTGTTCTTACATCTGCTGCGTTTACTAGAggcatttaataaaaaataa